The following are encoded together in the Phaseolus vulgaris cultivar G19833 chromosome 9, P. vulgaris v2.0, whole genome shotgun sequence genome:
- the LOC137821080 gene encoding RING-H2 finger protein ATL43, which produces MAPAPSFTLSLFLLLTLLLLLTHAAQSRETPPPTPHRIIAPPPPDNDNDNSPPFRPGIAVVVCVLTTIISLTSLLLLYIKHCNGGAIHGGGSGGSSIPWTVSPFAGRKNSGIDRSVVESLPVFRFGALRGQKEGLDCAVCLTKFEAAEVLRLLPKCKHAFHVECVDTWLDAHSTCPLCRYRVDPEDILLVEDAKAFRQSQQQRNSHNNNEERVRLNLDVEKQEIVECGRRHSSVGERGTEEQSRRWTSSFRRSLDSATSKKKNESVGVVGIGWFVRGRKDGMLLTQETEREGDRTSVERRLEHRIIVSPGPGKMNGVQQRWSDVQASDLLYLTSEMIMSESQWNTRRGGRGRGRGRGRRRSRTNDDEVEDSWSGRGIINSRSVSEITGLSRFSSNGNNNNEEDRDRDRDREWEQQRTGREREEGLVRRWLGWISNSRTQQTQPAVR; this is translated from the coding sequence ATGGCTCCTGCACCTTCCTTCACTCTCtccctcttcctcctcctcacTCTCCTCCTGCTCCTTACACACGCAGCACAGTCCAGAGAAACTCCACCTCCAACTCCCCATCGAATCATTGCTCCACCACCGCCCGACAACGACAATGACAACTCGCCGCCGTTCAGACCAGGCATAGCGGTGGTGGTCTGCGTTTTGACCACCATAATCTCCCTCACGTCGCTGCTCCTCCTCTACATCAAACACTGCAACGGCGGCGCCATCCACGGCGGCGGAAGCGGCGGGAGCTCGATTCCGTGGACGGTGTCGCCTTTCGCCGGGAGAAAGAACTCCGGCATTGACCGGTCCGTGGTGGAATCGCTTCCCGTTTTCAGATTCGGAGCGCTGCGAGGACAGAAGGAAGGGCTGGACTGCGCGGTGTGTCTGACGAAGTTCGAGGCGGCGGAGGTTCTGCGGCTGCTGCCGAAGTGCAAGCACGCGTTCCACGTCGAGTGCGTGGACACGTGGCTGGACGCGCATTCAACGTGTCCTCTCTGCCGCTACCGCGTGGATCCGGAGGACATTCTTCTGGTGGAGGACGCAAAGGCATTCCGGCAAAGTCAGCAGCAACGGAACAGCCACAACAACAACGAGGAACGCGTGCGATTAAATTTGGACGTGGAGAAGCAGGAGATTGTGGAGTGTGGGCGGAGGCATTCGTCAGTGGGCGAGAGGGGAACAGAGGAGCAGAGTCGGAGGTGGACGTCGTCGTTTAGGAGGTCGTTGGATAGCGCGACATCCAAGAAAAAAAACGAGAGCGTTGGTGTTGTTGGCATTGGTTGGTTTGTACGTGGCAGAAAAGACGGGATGCTGTTGACGCAAGAAACGGAGAGGGAGGGAGATAGGACAAGCGTGGAACGGAGGTTGGAACACCGGATCATTGTCTCCCCGGGCCCAGGGAAAATGAATGGGGTCCAGCAGCGATGGAGCGACGTGCAAGCTTCGGACCTGCTGTATCTGACGTCGGAGATGATAATGAGTGAATCGCAATGGAACACGCGCCgcggaggaagaggaagaggaagaggaagggGAAGGAGGAGGAGCCGTACGAATGATGATGAGGTTGAGGACAGTTGGAGTGGCAGAGGGATAATAAATTCGAGAAGTGTGTCTGAGATCACGGGATTGAGCAGGTTCTCCAGCAATGGCAATAATAATAACGAGGAGGACAGAGACAGAGACAGAGACAGAGAGTGGGAGCAACAAAGGacagggagagagagagaagagggaCTGGTGAGAAGGTGGTTGGGTTGGATTTCAAACTCACGCACACAACAAACCCAACCAGCTGTACGGTAA